ATAAACCGGCTTACTCCAATGAACCAAATCATCGGAAACATAAAAATCCCCGTTTGTAAATACTTCGCCGACAGACAAGCATAAGGTATAGTAAGAAAAGAAAAGCCATGTCGGAAGCATCCTCAATAAGAAAGCACTTCCAAACATAGCCTTCTTTAGTTATTAATAGTTAGGATTCTGAGTAAGCTGCGGAATATCATTCACCTTACTTATTTCAACCTCATCCGTTGGAATAGGCATACGTCTGTGTTTCCCGACTACAAAATTATTGAAATCCTTGTCACGGGCTTTCAGCTCATCTATTCCTGCTTGGGAATCAAGCAAGCCCCAACGCTTCAAGTCAGCCCAGCGCCAGCCCTCGAAACAAAGTTCCAAAGTACGCTCCATTTGGAGGCGCTTGAGGAAGGCATCCTTTGAGCTCAGGCAATCTTTCCACTGACTGTCTTTCAACTTGGACAGACCTGCGCGCTCTCTTACTTTGTCCACATAAACGGCAGCATCGGCAACAGGAGCATTTGTTTCAGCCAGACACTCCGCATAATTCATCAAGATGTCGGCATAACGCATGATGCGGTAGTTGTTACGTGCAAAATAGTCTTCACGTTCACGATAGTAAGAAGTATTGTACTTACGGATGTAGCAATCCTCCGAATCTTGTCCCCATTCGTCGAACCACTGCGAAGCATCCGCATTGGCATAATATTTTTTAGATTGATCGGGAAAATCATCACCAAAGTGTTTATAGAGAATACTATTGTATAAACGCAAGTCGTTTTTACCATCTGCTCTTTTCTCTTTCAAGAACTCATCTACCAACCAACGACGTGCTTTTCCGTCACCCCAACCTGTACCATGGTCACCACCGGGAGCATAGAACTGTGTACGTTGGAAACCAAATGCCATGCTGGCATCATTACCTGTTCCACCTTTGTTCTGATCATCGAACTGTATTTCAAAGACACCTTCTTTGTTGTTCTCATCCAAATCGGTGAAGTTGTCTTCACGGTTGGCAATAAGTCCATACAAAGTACCTTCCTTGTCAATCAACCATTGCAGTTGTTCTTTTGCCTTATCATACTTGTGTTGCTGCATATAAGCCTTGCCAAGCAATGCTTTGGCCGCACCTTTCGTAGCACGTCCCAAATTGGCAGCATCCCAGGATTCCGGCAAATTGGCAGCAGCAAAAGTGAGGTCTTTCTCTATCTGATCCCAGATTTCCTGTTCAGAAGCATCCGTCGGAATATAACCTGCATCTTCAGGTTCTAAAACCAGCGTACCCTTATCCCACAACAAGTTTACCTGGAAGTACCACAAGGCACGCAGGAAAGAGGCTTGTCCTAATACTTGATTCTTGGTTGTTTCGTCCATCTCAATTTTAGGCACATTAGTCAAGACCTGATTGCAACGGAAAATGCCGACATAGAAATGTTCCCAGTGTACTTTATTCCCTTCATAAAAATTGTAATTCGTATAAAGGAAACGCGTCCAGTCACCTAATTCAATCCAAGGAGAAGAACTCCATCCTTCGTCCGAAGTCAAGTCATAACGGAAAGAAAGCCAACGCATCCAGGTTCCCTCTTTATAGAGGAAACTATAACAAGCATTTACACCAGCCTCAGCATCTTCCTCCTTGTTCCAAAATGTGGTATTTGTTGCCTCATTGGGGTTATCAATATCCAGTAAACTTGCACTACATCCGGAAAATAAAACCATAGTACCGACAAGCATTAATCTATATATCTTTTTCATAATTATTATACTTGATTTATAAGTTAAAAGGTCAAATCCAAACCAAACATCACAGAACGGGTATTTGGATACGCAAAGCTATCTGTTCCACTATTCCAGATATTCGTATTCACAAAGTCAGGATCAAGACCGGAATATCCGGTTATCGTAATCAAATTGCTACCGGTAGCGTACAAACGTAACTTTTCTATGCCCAGATTAGTCAACCACTTTTGTTTGAAATTATATCCGATAGAGATATTTTTCATACGGAAGTAAGAACCGTTTTCCAAGAAGCGGTCTGCATCCATAGAGTTACGTTGGTCACCATAGATGATACGCGGTGTATTGGAGTTTGGATTTACCTGATAGGGTTCTTCACCTTTCTTAAAACGAATGTAGTTAGAATTATCTGAGAACAATCGACCTTGCCATTGAGCAACATTATAAATCTTATTGCCAAACTGTCCGTTCCACATCATGCTGAAATCAAAATTTCTCCATTCTGCATTCAAAACGAGTGATAATTGCACCTTAGCCCACGGACTGCCACAATACTGACGATCATCAGCAGTAATCTGTCCATTATCATCTTTATCAATATATTTCACATCACCTAACTGCGGACGTTTTCCATTGATTAAGATAGGCTTGCCTTCAGAAGTTACATAATTATCAATCTGTTCTTGTGTTTTGAAAATACCGTCAGTCTTATACAAGAAGAACTCTGATAACGATCTGCCTTTTTCTGTTCTGGCCTGACCTGAATCAATAAAAGGCTTTCCATATCCCAAATCCAAAACTTTATTACTCAACGTAGTCACATTCAGTAATGCACCATACTTAAAATCCGAGAATTGATCCTTCCATCCAATACTCATTTCAAATCCCCGGTTACGCAAACTGGCCGCATTTGCTTTAGGTGAACCTCCCTGATTGCCTGCAGAAATAGCAATCGGCATCTCAGTCAGCACATCTTTTGTTTTTGAATTATAATATTCGGCGCTGACAGACAAACGTTGATTAAGGAAGCTGGCATCAAAACCTACATTCACAGTTTCTTTAGTTTCCCAAATAAGCCCTGTATTTACCAACTTCACTTGAGTAGAACCCGGAACAATAGTTCCGCCAAATACTGTTACAATACTTTGATTGATCGTTCCGATGTAATCCCAATCACCAATGGAAGCATTACCCAAACGCCCCCAGTTACCTCTGATCTTCAAATCACTAATCCAAGGTACATCAAAGAATTCTTCATTTGATATTCTCCAAGCAGCAGATACGGAAGGGAAGTTACCCCAACGGTTTTCCTTAGATAAACGGGAAGTACCGTCACGACGAAAAGTTCCGGTCAGATAGTATTTATCGTCATAGATATAATTTACACGTCCCAAATAAGAAATCATCGCATTTTCACTAATGCTATTCGTATTCTGCTGGTTGCTTTGCCCAGCATTCAATACGGTGAAGTAATCCCCGTCACCCATCATCGGGAAGTTCAGACGAGAAGCCCAAAGTCCTTCCCATTCATGGTGCTGATAAGTAGTACCTACTACAGCGTCCACGTGGTGCTTACCAAAATCTTTGTTGAAATTCAATGTATGCTCTATCAACATATTGTACGTGTTATCACGCGCCTTTTGTCCTTCCGGATCACGATGTTCCTGATTTTGAGTCCAGTTACCTTCACCACGGAACCAAGAATTCTCGTAGAAATAGAGGTCGATACCGCCATTGAGTTTATAAGAAAGGAAGCTGAATGGTTTCACCTCCAACCATAAAGAACCATTCAAACGATTCTGACGGTAATGACGATATTCCAAATTTTCGCGTGCAATTGGGTTCACGCCGAAAGTATTGTATTTGGCAGCATCACCATAGCCATATCCACCCGGATTATTTTCATCGTAAATAGGAATGGTAGGCATCATACGCAAGAAGTCATTGTAAGTATTTGTCTGGTTCGGGTCAGTGTTCGTGAGTG
Above is a window of Bacteroides helcogenes P 36-108 DNA encoding:
- a CDS encoding RagB/SusD family nutrient uptake outer membrane protein; the encoded protein is MKKIYRLMLVGTMVLFSGCSASLLDIDNPNEATNTTFWNKEEDAEAGVNACYSFLYKEGTWMRWLSFRYDLTSDEGWSSSPWIELGDWTRFLYTNYNFYEGNKVHWEHFYVGIFRCNQVLTNVPKIEMDETTKNQVLGQASFLRALWYFQVNLLWDKGTLVLEPEDAGYIPTDASEQEIWDQIEKDLTFAAANLPESWDAANLGRATKGAAKALLGKAYMQQHKYDKAKEQLQWLIDKEGTLYGLIANREDNFTDLDENNKEGVFEIQFDDQNKGGTGNDASMAFGFQRTQFYAPGGDHGTGWGDGKARRWLVDEFLKEKRADGKNDLRLYNSILYKHFGDDFPDQSKKYYANADASQWFDEWGQDSEDCYIRKYNTSYYREREDYFARNNYRIMRYADILMNYAECLAETNAPVADAAVYVDKVRERAGLSKLKDSQWKDCLSSKDAFLKRLQMERTLELCFEGWRWADLKRWGLLDSQAGIDELKARDKDFNNFVVGKHRRMPIPTDEVEISKVNDIPQLTQNPNY
- a CDS encoding SusC/RagA family TonB-linked outer membrane protein, whose translation is MIKKILFLFFVVFAATAYSQDVIITGTVTDTNHEPLTGVNVVVKGSTTGAITDLNGSFSVNGKKGSTLVFSYIGMLTHEVVFKGSALHVIMQDDAKALEEVVVIGYQTVKKSDLTGAVAVVDTKEMKKSAAGTLVSQMQGLATGVNVRSTGRAGEDASIQIRGVGSLSNNSPLWVVDGMITDPGVDFNPADVESIQVLKDASAAAIYGSRAANGVIIVTTKKGAKGPMKVNVSVKETLEWSPKYDLMNAAEYIKYNDIAYNEAIKDGIASVTTTQKHSEYDTNWQDAILKTALVQDYNVSLSGGGDSGSYFLSAGYYNNDGVSYGNTFDRYSFRVNTQGKKGWFSFGENLAYSLTNTDPNQTNTYNDFLRMMPTIPIYDENNPGGYGYGDAAKYNTFGVNPIARENLEYRHYRQNRLNGSLWLEVKPFSFLSYKLNGGIDLYFYENSWFRGEGNWTQNQEHRDPEGQKARDNTYNMLIEHTLNFNKDFGKHHVDAVVGTTYQHHEWEGLWASRLNFPMMGDGDYFTVLNAGQSNQQNTNSISENAMISYLGRVNYIYDDKYYLTGTFRRDGTSRLSKENRWGNFPSVSAAWRISNEEFFDVPWISDLKIRGNWGRLGNASIGDWDYIGTINQSIVTVFGGTIVPGSTQVKLVNTGLIWETKETVNVGFDASFLNQRLSVSAEYYNSKTKDVLTEMPIAISAGNQGGSPKANAASLRNRGFEMSIGWKDQFSDFKYGALLNVTTLSNKVLDLGYGKPFIDSGQARTEKGRSLSEFFLYKTDGIFKTQEQIDNYVTSEGKPILINGKRPQLGDVKYIDKDDNGQITADDRQYCGSPWAKVQLSLVLNAEWRNFDFSMMWNGQFGNKIYNVAQWQGRLFSDNSNYIRFKKGEEPYQVNPNSNTPRIIYGDQRNSMDADRFLENGSYFRMKNISIGYNFKQKWLTNLGIEKLRLYATGSNLITITGYSGLDPDFVNTNIWNSGTDSFAYPNTRSVMFGLDLTF